One region of Wyeomyia smithii strain HCP4-BCI-WySm-NY-G18 chromosome 3, ASM2978416v1, whole genome shotgun sequence genomic DNA includes:
- the LOC129733030 gene encoding uncharacterized protein LOC129733030 isoform X1 codes for MNRYLTLSQLGDGTYGTVVLGQRKDTGEKVAIKRMKRKYYSWEEAMNLREVKSLKKLSHANVVKLKEVIRENDVLYFVFEYMQENLYQLIKDRENHFPEATIRLILQQILTGLAFMHRHGFFHRDLKPENVLCCGPELVKIADFGLAREIRSRPPYTDYVSTRWYRAPEVLLHSTRYGSAIDLWAVGCIAAELYTFRPLFPGSSEVDQLFKICSVLGTPEKNDWPDGHKLASTIQFRFPECPKIALESLVTRAGSAAIQLLEDFLQWDPDKRPTAQQSLKYSYFSTVKQKNSANLTQNGNPQLPQLVQNNNSVPNARISIVDASQLENSGVNSRFTRNPGEEGNGGVYKSLSNSDLNDINSLLSMSRLSQNVSMDKRTSIENEKINDSAKSNGKFQSGINYSVLNEMLNSYNLGLNGVLNNSNNPKGRLDRKNSITKSIAEHSDSGVNDNGSSVVSYAIIKPVVVKSEEKPIFVEQQEKVNDIFVTRNLDNVSRVLDSDNSSYFNNGFFLHKQNGNPKREYANNAFNESFLNDSKVYNAFSKQPVLLTRKTDDDIKMNKSRNPLINKGLQSHFSKSWEPVHGSSFEDDLEDILGSKIKSSKKSITEFKVEDIFGTVSFAKDSTTSKYPNTVPFAKGVMKNGNAFSDIFDNSDTKPMHSSANIVPRRKNQQVFVSNHSIAPNKELSNVNASFKLFPWEDVPRNVPEKKQWIPDSGILTYVGPSGDGKGRPDWAAKYLGK; via the exons ATGAATCGATATCTAACATTGAGCCAATTGGGTGATGGCACTTACGGTACGGTCGTCCTTGGTCAACGCAAAGACACCGGCGAGAAGGTCGCTATCAAACGAATGAAGCGGAAGTACTACTCCTGGGAGGAAGCAATGAATCTCCGAGAGGTTAAG tCATTGAAAAAACTTTCCCACGCCAACGTGGTCAAGCTGAAGGAAGTGATCCGCGAAAATGATGTGCTTTACTTCGTTTTCGAGTACATGCAGGAGAACCTGTATCAGCTGATAAAGGATCGTGAGAACCACTTCCCGGAAGCAACGATAAGACTGATATTGCAACAGATTCTAACGGGACTGGCTTTCATGCACCGCCATGGATTCTTCCATCGGGATTTGAAGCCAGAGAACGTTCTGTGCTGTGGGCCGGAGTTGGTGAAAATAGCGGACTTTGGTTTGGCGCGAGAAATAAGATCTCGACCGCCTTATACCGATTACGTTTCGACAAGATG GTATCGTGCACCAGAAGTTTTACTACATTCAACACGGTACGGAAGTGCAATTGACCTGTGGGCCGTAGGCTGCATTGCAGCAGAATTATATACATTCCGACCCTTATTTCCGGGTTCCAGCGAAGTAGATCAGTTATTCAAGATATGTTCCGTATTAGGAACTCCAGAAAAG AACGATTGGCCTGACGGCCATAAGCTTGCTTCTACGATCCAATTCCGGTTTCCGGAATGTCCGAAAATAGCACTTGAATCTCTGGTAACTCGTGCTGGTTCGGCGGCTATCCAGTTGTTGGAGGATTTTCTACAGTGGGATCCAGACAAGAGACCTACTGCCCAGCAATCGTTGAAGTATTCATATTTTAGTACAGTTAAACAGAAGAATTCCGCTAATCTGACACAAAACGGAAACCCGCAGTTACCACAGCTTGTACAAAACAATAATAGTGTACCCAATGCTAGAATTTCCATAGTGGATGCGTCTCAGTTGGAAAATAGTGGAGTTAATAGTAGGTTTACTAGAAACCCTGGTGAAGAAGGTAATGGTGGTGTTTATAAATCGCTCAGTAACAGTGATTTGAATGACATAAATTCGCTGTTGAGTATGTCGCGACTTTCTCAGAATGTATCCATGGATAAGCGCacttcaattgaaaacgaaaaaataaatGATAGTGCTAAAAGCAACGGGAAATTCCAAAGTGGTATCAATTACAGTGTTTTAAATGAAATGTTGAACAGCTATAATCTAGGCTTGAACGGAGTGCTCAATAACAGTAATAACCCTAAAGGTCGCCTGGACCGGAAAAACAGCATTACGAAATCAATTGCAGAGCACAGTGACAGTGGTGTTAACGACAATGGCAGTTCGGTAGTAAGTTACGCGATCATTAAACCTGTAGTGGTGAAATCAGAAGAAAAACCAATATTTGTGGAGCAGCAAGAAAAAGTGAACGATATTTTTGTTACAAGAAACCTAGACAACGTCAGCCGAGTGCTCGATAGTGATAATTCTAGCTATTTCAACAATGGATTTTTTCTGCACAAACAGAACGGGAATCCGAAAAGGGAATACGCAAATAATGCTTTCAACGAGAGTTTTCTGAATGATTCAAAAGTTTACAATGCTTTCTCAAAACAACCGGTGCTACTCACTAGGAAAACAGATGATGATATCAAGATGAATAAATCTAGAAATCCCTTAATTAACAAGGGATTACAAAGCCATTTCAGTAAAAGTTGGGAACCTGTTCATGGTAGTAGCTTCGAAGATGATTTGGAAGACATCTTGGG GAGCAAAATCAAATCAAGCAAAAAATCAATCACGGAATTCAAGGTAGAGGATATATTTGGCACCGTTTCGTTCGCCAAGGATTCAACCACATCCAAGTATCCTAACACGGTACCATTTGCCAAGGGTGTCATGAAGAATGGCAATGCCTTTTCCGATATTTTCGACAATTCCGATACAAAACCAATGCATTCTAGTGCGAATATCGTACCTAGGAGGAAAAACCAGCAGGTGTTCGTTTCCAACCACAG taTTGCTCCGAACAAGGAATTAAGTAATGTGAACGCATCGTTCAAACTTTTCCCATGGGAAGATGTTCCACGCAATGTTCCGGAAAAGAAACAATGGATTCCGGATAGTG GAATATTAACCTACGTTGGACCTAGTGGAGATGGCAAGGGACGGCCAGACTGGGCAGCAAAATAtttaggcaaatga
- the LOC129733031 gene encoding dynein regulatory complex subunit 3-like: MRVVYLLIIYHCLVKVAFGYIFKIISKQCKMSKSLSAEESIHKDQEPGVISNGMLTKAIVEQGHKGEAGRLARLDQVDLWCITVIRLEFQNILKIDHLWVLKNLEVLSLAFNKIDKIENLHQLTKLKELNLSFNFIEKIENLDQLTEIRTLSFYGNRISKLENLDHLEKLVILSAGKNIINTLNGIERLRFLKDLRSLNLADNPIANDMTKPLRLYVAILLPQLKYYQYILLKPEEREAGKEQFTRELQDILEQEKFEIIERSRLAKEKADEIYLSKSFVEHMNGHQLFESLFVGDPDGEALLAIGDDAIELKTEYNAEAYNLTQQIYKIGLEQYERRQKEIKLYNSCIDAERKKAQKLGQDIINHFLDVYNRLCPKVKEIVTNLDQDAHKRPDMHLLPHEFHPLIDELEVAKDEFNTVFEDSWHTLMNIEMQLFERTEEGNSNFENTIKEMTNEFIEKAQAQFVLLREAEINFGDGLVEAVQQFVTFQAASGHAAAIPSALKEALEDKDVIPNLAAGMRDQHMQLIDAREDKLISRSRNWARDLCDEIQNSETKRNRAKVLEITYFLDHHRQAFYALIEDFIPTQEDKKRILSKVQFSIDASSANEKD, from the exons ATGCGTGTTGTTTATTTATTAATCATTTACCACTGCTTGGTGAAGGTTGCATTTggttatatttttaaaatcatttcaaaacaGTGTAAAATGTCCAAAAGTCTTTCCGCCGAAGAATCGATTCACAAAGACCAGGAACCCGGCGTTATAAGCAATGGTATGCTCACAAAAGCAATTGTAGAGCAAGGTCACAAAGGGGAAGCAGGGCGTTTGGCTCGGCTAGACCAAGTAGATCTGTGGTGTATCACGGTGATTCGACTTGAATTTCAAA ATATTCTCAAGATTGACCATCTTTGGGTACTGAAGAACCTGGAAGTACTTTCATTGGCattcaataaaattgataaaattgaaaaccTACACCAGCTAACTAAACTGAAAGAATTAAACCTGTCGTTCAATTTTAtcgaaaagattgaaaatcttGACCAACTGACAGAAATCCGGACGTTGTCGTTCTACGGTAATCGTATATCGAAGTTAGAAAATCTTGACCATTTGGAAAAGTTGGTTATATTAAGTGCCGGGAAAAATATTATCAATACACTGAATGGCATAGAACGATTGCGGTTTCTCAAAGATCTGCGCTCATTAAATCTAGCCGATAATCCGATAGCAAATGACATGACCAAACCGTTGAGACTGTACGTGGCTATATTATTGCCACAGCTGAAGTACTATCAGTATATTTTACTAAAACCCGAGGAACGAGAAGCAGGAAAAGAGCAATTTAC GCGAGAATTACAAGATATTCTGGAACAGGAGAAATTCGAAATAATTGAACGAAGCCGTCTAGCCAAAGAAAAAGCTGATGAAATATATCTTTCGAAAAGCTTTGTTGAGCATATGAATGGTCATCAGCTGTTCGAATCACTATTCGTTGGCGATCCAGACGGAGAAGCTCTGCTAGCCATCGGTGACGACGCAATTGAGTTGAAAACGGA ATATAACGCCGAAGCTTACAATCTCACTCAGCAAATCTATAAAATCGGCTTGGAGCAATACGAACGACGTCAGAAAGAAATCAAACTATACAATAGCTGCATTGATGCTGAACGAAAGAAAGCTCAGAAACTTGGTCAAGA CATCATCAACCACTTTTTAGATGTGTACAACCGTTTGTGTCCTAAGGTGAAGGAGATCGTGACCAACCTGGACCAGGATGCCCATAAACGGCCCGATATGCATTTGCTACCCCACGAATTCCACCCGCTGATCGACGAGCTCGAGGTTGCCAAAGACGAGTTCAACACGGTCTTCGAGGACTCTTGGCATACGCTAATGAACATCGAAATGCAGTTGTTCGAACGTACAGAGGAGGGAAATTCAAACTTTGAAAACACAATCAAAGAAATGACGAATGAGTTCATAGAAaaagctcaagctcaatttgTGCTGCTACGTGAAGCCGAAATAAACTTTGGTGATGGACTTGTGGAGGCTGTACAGCAGTTTGTGACCTTCCAGGCTGCATCCGGTCATGCTGCAGCGATTCCATCGGCTTTGAAAGAG GCACTGGAAGATAAAGACGTGATACCCAATTTAGCGGCTGGAATGCGAGACCAGCATATGCAGCTGATCGATGCTCGAGAAGATAAACTAATAAGTCGAAGTCGTAATTGGGCCCGGGATCTTTgtgatgaaattcaaaa CTCGGAAACAAAACGAAACCGTGCGAAAGTACTGGAAATAACGTACTTTCTAGATCATCACCGCCAAGCATTCTACGCGTTGATTGAAGACTTTATTCCCACCCAAGAAGATAAGAAACGAATATTATCGAAAGTACAGTTCTCAATCGATGCCTCTTCAGCGAATGAAAAAGACTGA
- the LOC129733030 gene encoding uncharacterized protein LOC129733030 isoform X2 — translation MNRYLTLSQLGDGTYGTVVLGQRKDTGEKVAIKRMKRKYYSWEEAMNLREVKSLKKLSHANVVKLKEVIRENDVLYFVFEYMQENLYQLIKDRENHFPEATIRLILQQILTGLAFMHRHGFFHRDLKPENVLCCGPELVKIADFGLAREIRSRPPYTDYVSTRWYRAPEVLLHSTRYGSAIDLWAVGCIAAELYTFRPLFPGSSEVDQLFKICSVLGTPEKNDWPDGHKLASTIQFRFPECPKIALESLVTRAGSAAIQLLEDFLQWDPDKRPTAQQSLKYSYFSTVKQKNSANLTQNGNPQLPQLVQNNNSVPNARISIVDASQLENSGVNSRFTRNPGEEGNGGVYKSLSNSDLNDINSLLSMSRLSQNVSMDKRTSIENEKINDSAKSNGKFQSGINYSVLNEMLNSYNLGLNGVLNNSNNPKGRLDRKNSITKSIAEHSDSGVNDNGSSVVSYAIIKPVVVKSEEKPIFVEQQEKVNDIFVTRNLDNVSRVLDSDNSSYFNNGFFLHKQNGNPKREYANNAFNESFLNDSKVYNAFSKQPVLLTRKTDDDIKMNKSRNPLINKGLQSHFSKSWEPVHGSSFEDDLEDILGSKIKSSKKSITEFKVEDIFGTVSFAKDSTTSKYPNTVPFAKGVMKNGNAFSDIFDNSDTKPMHSSANIVPRRKNQQVFVSNHSSDIE, via the exons ATGAATCGATATCTAACATTGAGCCAATTGGGTGATGGCACTTACGGTACGGTCGTCCTTGGTCAACGCAAAGACACCGGCGAGAAGGTCGCTATCAAACGAATGAAGCGGAAGTACTACTCCTGGGAGGAAGCAATGAATCTCCGAGAGGTTAAG tCATTGAAAAAACTTTCCCACGCCAACGTGGTCAAGCTGAAGGAAGTGATCCGCGAAAATGATGTGCTTTACTTCGTTTTCGAGTACATGCAGGAGAACCTGTATCAGCTGATAAAGGATCGTGAGAACCACTTCCCGGAAGCAACGATAAGACTGATATTGCAACAGATTCTAACGGGACTGGCTTTCATGCACCGCCATGGATTCTTCCATCGGGATTTGAAGCCAGAGAACGTTCTGTGCTGTGGGCCGGAGTTGGTGAAAATAGCGGACTTTGGTTTGGCGCGAGAAATAAGATCTCGACCGCCTTATACCGATTACGTTTCGACAAGATG GTATCGTGCACCAGAAGTTTTACTACATTCAACACGGTACGGAAGTGCAATTGACCTGTGGGCCGTAGGCTGCATTGCAGCAGAATTATATACATTCCGACCCTTATTTCCGGGTTCCAGCGAAGTAGATCAGTTATTCAAGATATGTTCCGTATTAGGAACTCCAGAAAAG AACGATTGGCCTGACGGCCATAAGCTTGCTTCTACGATCCAATTCCGGTTTCCGGAATGTCCGAAAATAGCACTTGAATCTCTGGTAACTCGTGCTGGTTCGGCGGCTATCCAGTTGTTGGAGGATTTTCTACAGTGGGATCCAGACAAGAGACCTACTGCCCAGCAATCGTTGAAGTATTCATATTTTAGTACAGTTAAACAGAAGAATTCCGCTAATCTGACACAAAACGGAAACCCGCAGTTACCACAGCTTGTACAAAACAATAATAGTGTACCCAATGCTAGAATTTCCATAGTGGATGCGTCTCAGTTGGAAAATAGTGGAGTTAATAGTAGGTTTACTAGAAACCCTGGTGAAGAAGGTAATGGTGGTGTTTATAAATCGCTCAGTAACAGTGATTTGAATGACATAAATTCGCTGTTGAGTATGTCGCGACTTTCTCAGAATGTATCCATGGATAAGCGCacttcaattgaaaacgaaaaaataaatGATAGTGCTAAAAGCAACGGGAAATTCCAAAGTGGTATCAATTACAGTGTTTTAAATGAAATGTTGAACAGCTATAATCTAGGCTTGAACGGAGTGCTCAATAACAGTAATAACCCTAAAGGTCGCCTGGACCGGAAAAACAGCATTACGAAATCAATTGCAGAGCACAGTGACAGTGGTGTTAACGACAATGGCAGTTCGGTAGTAAGTTACGCGATCATTAAACCTGTAGTGGTGAAATCAGAAGAAAAACCAATATTTGTGGAGCAGCAAGAAAAAGTGAACGATATTTTTGTTACAAGAAACCTAGACAACGTCAGCCGAGTGCTCGATAGTGATAATTCTAGCTATTTCAACAATGGATTTTTTCTGCACAAACAGAACGGGAATCCGAAAAGGGAATACGCAAATAATGCTTTCAACGAGAGTTTTCTGAATGATTCAAAAGTTTACAATGCTTTCTCAAAACAACCGGTGCTACTCACTAGGAAAACAGATGATGATATCAAGATGAATAAATCTAGAAATCCCTTAATTAACAAGGGATTACAAAGCCATTTCAGTAAAAGTTGGGAACCTGTTCATGGTAGTAGCTTCGAAGATGATTTGGAAGACATCTTGGG GAGCAAAATCAAATCAAGCAAAAAATCAATCACGGAATTCAAGGTAGAGGATATATTTGGCACCGTTTCGTTCGCCAAGGATTCAACCACATCCAAGTATCCTAACACGGTACCATTTGCCAAGGGTGTCATGAAGAATGGCAATGCCTTTTCCGATATTTTCGACAATTCCGATACAAAACCAATGCATTCTAGTGCGAATATCGTACCTAGGAGGAAAAACCAGCAGGTGTTCGTTTCCAACCACAG